The following are encoded together in the Lathyrus oleraceus cultivar Zhongwan6 chromosome 3, CAAS_Psat_ZW6_1.0, whole genome shotgun sequence genome:
- the LOC127128742 gene encoding cytokinin hydroxylase — translation MVVLTILLFILVTLLFKLLYENLSCYLLTPLRIKKIMEMQGVRGPKPRFFTGNILDMASLVSKSTSQDMKTISHDIVGRLLPHFLLWTSQFGKRYIYWNGSEPRLCLTETELIKEFLSKYSTVSGKSWLQKQGSKNFIGEGVLMANGENWYHQRHIVAPAFIGDRLKSYAGHMVECTKEMLESLQKGLECGESEVEIGEYMTKLTADIISRTEFGTSYQKGKKIFHLLTLLQTRCAQASRHLCFPGSRFFPSKYNREIKSLKMEVEKLLMEIIQSRKDCVEIGRSNSYGNDLLGILLNEMKKKENSLNLQLVMDECKTFFFSGHETTALLLTWTVMLLASNPCWQQKVRDEVKRVCNAGIPSLDQLSKLTMLHMVINESLRLYPPASVLPRMAFEDIILGDLYIPKGLSIWIPVLAIHHNEKLWGKDANEFNPDRFTSKSFIPSRFLPFAFGPRNCVGQTFALMEAKIILAMLISRFSFTISDDYRHAPVVVLTIKPKYGVQVCLKPLES, via the exons ATGGTGGTTCTCACCATCCTTTTGTTCATACTAGTCACTCTTTTATTTAAACTCCTATATGAAAACCTTTCATGTTACCTTCTCACTCCACTTAGAATCAAGAAAATCATGGAGATGCAAGGCGTCCGCGGCCCGAAACCTCGGTTCTTCACCGGAAACATCCTCGACATGGCTTCCCTTGTTTCCAAATCAACCTCACAAGACATGAAAACTATAAGCCATGACATTGTCGGTCGTCTTCTCCCTCATTTTCTCCTCTGGACCTCCCAATTCG GAAAAAGGTATATATATTGGAACGGTTCGGAGCCGAGATTGTGTTTGACAGAAACAGAATTGATAAAAGAATTTCTTTCAAAATACAGTACAGTATCTGGTAAATCATGGTTACAAAAACAGGGCTCAAAAAATTTCATTGGAGAAGGAGTTTTGATGGCAAATGGTGAAAATTGGTATCACCAACGTCACATTGTTGCACCTGCATTCATCGGTGACAGACTTAAG AGCTATGCAGGGCACATGGTGGAATGCACAAAAGAGATGTTAGAATCACTGCAAAAAGGGTTAGAGTGTGGAGAGAGTGAGGTGGAGATTGGTGAATACATGACAAAACTTACTGCAGATATTATTTCTAGAACTGAGTTTGGTACAAGTTACCAAAAGGGAAAGAAAATATTCCATCTTCTCACACTTTTGCAGACTCGTTGTGCTCAAGCAAGTCGCCATCTTTGCTTTCCTGGTAGCAG ATTTTTTCCAAGCAAGTACAATAGAGAAATAAAGTCATTGAAAATGGAAGTGGAGAAACTATTGATGGAAATAATACAAAGTAGAAAAGATTGTGTGGAGATTGGAAGAAGCAATTCTTATGGGAATGATTTGTTGGGAATACTATTGAATGAGATGAAGAAAAAGGAAAATAGCTTAAATTTGCAACTAGTAATGGATGAATGCAAAACATTTTTCTTTTCTGGACATGAAACAACAGCATTGTTACTCACTTGGACAGTTATGTTACTAGCAAGTAATCCTTGTTGGCAACAAAAGGTTAGAGATGAAGTTAAAAGGGTTTGCAATGCTGGAATTCCTTCTCTTGATCAACTCTCCAAGCTCACTATG TTGCATATGGTAATCAATGAATCATTGAGGCTCTATCCTCCAGCATCTGTTCTTCCTAGAATGGCTTTTGAAGACATAATATTGGGTGACCTTTATATCCCTAAAGGGTTATCAATTTGGATTCCTGTTTTGGCTATTCATCATAATGAGAAATTATGGGGTAAAGATGCAAATGAATTCAATCCAGATAGGTTTACTTCAAAATCATTCATTCCTAGCCGTTTTTTACCATTTGCTTTTGGCCCTAGAAATTGTGTTGGACAAACATTTGCCCTAATGGAAGCTAAGATTATATTAGCCATGTTAATCTCTCGCTTTAGTTTCACGATTTCGGATGATTATCGTCATGCGCCCGTGGTTGTGCTCACAATTAAGCCTAAATATGGTGTTCAAGTTTGTTTAAAGCCCTTGGAGTCGTGA